A genomic region of Chelmon rostratus isolate fCheRos1 chromosome 8, fCheRos1.pri, whole genome shotgun sequence contains the following coding sequences:
- the LOC121609972 gene encoding focal adhesion kinase 1-like isoform X12, protein MQFWDLLGCTNGDISRISYYTEYDAQLAPAGASESGMASSSYLEPNHNHSAASGCGVKSRSGMPSGTGVGTSGSAGGLERPPGSMDRVLKIFHYFETNSEPCTWASNIRHGDATDIRGVIQKIAEIHKLRCVSSLGLRLTHLHSDALHWLHPDLGVSHVREKYEKQHPQEEWRYELRMRYLPKGYLSHFSEDKPSFNYLYHQVKSDYMQHIADQVDQDVALKLGCLEIRRFFREMPGNALDKKSNYELLEKDVGLRRFFPKSLLDSLKAKTLRKQIQQTFKQFANLNDEQSIHKFFEILSPIYRFDKECFKCALGSSWVISVELAIGPEEGISYLTDKGSTPTHLANFNQVQSIQYSALEEKDRKGMLQLNVAGAPEPLTVTTALLTTAENMADLIDGYCRLVSSATHSFIVRVHKEGDRALPSIPKVSNHERRMEKRMDGVRTRAVCVSGHTSGDETDDYAEIIDEEDTYTMPSTRDYEIQRDRIELGRCIGEGQFGDVHQGVYISPENPALSVAVKTCKNSTSDSVREKFLQEALTMRQFDHPHIVKLMGVITENPVWIIMELCTLGELRSFLQVRKYSLDLASLILYSYQLSTALAYLESKRFVHRDIAARNVLVSTVDCVKLGDFGLSRYMEDSSYYKASKGKLPIKWMAPESINFRRFTTASDVWMFGVCMWEILMFGIKPFQGVKNNDVIGRIENGERLAMPPQCPPTLYSLMTKCWSYDPSKRPRFNELKTQLSTILEEEKLQQKERNRMEMRRQVTVSWDSGGSDEAPPKPSRPGYPSPRSSEGFYPSSQHPGHYQMAGYPGPHTLPSVPSALYPPQAAMLDTHHAHTHPRHHVHTHSHAQHLPQPHGHDMALWGSAMEDRAVDMQQCVGQQCLLMEEQLMIQQQQMEEDQRWLEQEERLLTGNQHIYQPVGKPEHAAPPKKPPRPGAQSQVGSLACLNTGDSYNDGVKLQPQEISPPPTANLDRSNDKVYENVTGLVKAVIEMSSKIQPAPPEEYVPMVKDVGLALRTLLATVDETLPQLPASTHREIEMAQKLLNSDLAELIGKMKLAQQYVMTSLQQDYKKQMLTAAHALAVDAKNLLDVIDQSRLKMMAHSRPH, encoded by the exons aATATGACGCCCAGTTAGCCCCAGCAGGAGCATCGGAGTCAGGCATGGCATCGTCTTCCTACTTGGAACCCAACCACAATCACTCCGCAGCGAGTGGTTGTGGGGTTAAATCCCGTTCTGGGATGCCCAGTGGTACTGGTGTTGGTACCAGCGGCTCTGCTGGAGGCCTTGAGCGGCCCCCAGGCTCCATGGACCGGGTTTTGAAGATCTTCCATTACTTCGAGACAAACAGCGAGCCATGCACCTGGGCTAGTAACATCAGGCACGGAGATGCTACAGACATCAGG GGTGTTATCCAGAAGATAGCGGAGATCCACAAATTGCGCTGTGTGTCCTCGCTGGGCCTCCGTCTGACCCATCTGCACTCTGATGCACTCCATTGGTTACACCCTGATTTGGGCGTGTCTCACGTCAGGGAGAAATACGAGAAGCAGCACCCCCAGGAGGAGTGGAG GTATGAGTTGCGGATGCGGTACCTTCCTAAAGGTTACCTCAGCCATTTTTCTGAAGACAAACCCTCTTTCAACTACCTCTATCACCAG GTCAAGAGTGACTACATGCAACATATAGCTGATCAGGTGGATCAAGATGTTGCTTTGAAGCTTGGCTGTTTGGAAATTAG GAGGTTCTTCAGAGAGATGCCAGGAAACGCCCTGGATAAGAAATCCAATTATGAACTACTAGA GAAAGACGTTGGTTTGAGAAGGTTCTTCCCCAAAAGCCTGCTGGACTCCCTCAAG GCGAAGACTCTTCGTAAGCAGATCCAGCAGACCTTTAAACAGTTTGCTAACCTCAATGATGAGCAGAGCATCCACAAGTTCTTTGAGATACTCTCTCCCATCTACCGCTTCGACAAAGAGTGCTTCAAATGTGCTTTGGGG TCTAGTTGGGTAATATCAGTAGAGTTAGCAATTGGACCAGAGGAAGGGATCAGCTACCTCACAGATAAAGGCTCAACG CCTACACACTTAGCTAACTTCAACCAGGTTCAGTCCATTCAGTACTCTGCTTTGGAAGAGAAGGACAGGAAAGGCATGCTGCAGCTCAACGTAGCAGGAGCTccagag CCCCTCACAGTCACCACGGCATTGCTGACTACAgcagaaaacatggctgactTGATTGACGGCTACTGTCGGCTCGTCTCCTCGGCTACTCACTCTTTTATTGTCAGAGTCCACAAAG AGGGGGACAGAGCTCTGCCTTCCATCCCCAA AGTTTCAAATCATGAGAGGCGGATGGAAAAACGGATGGACGGAGTACGGAccagagctgtttgtgtctcag GTCACACTAGTGGCGATG AAACAGATGACTATGCTGAGATCATAGACGAGGAGGATACTTATACCATGCCTTCAA CACGGGACTATGAGATTCAGCGGGATCGCATTGAGTTGGGACGCTGCATCGGTGAGGGTCAGTTCGGAGACGTCCACCAAGGAGTCTATATCAGCCCG GAGAACCCAGCCCTGTCGGTGGCAGTGAAGACGTGTAAGAACTCAACGTCGGACAGCGTCAGGGAAAAGTTTCTCCAAGAAGCAT TGACCATGCGTCAGTTCGACCACCCCCACATAGTGAAGCTGATGGGAGTCATCACTGAGAATCCAGTCTGGATCATCATGGAGCTCTGCACCCTGGGAGAG TTACGGTCGTTTCTCCAGGTGAGGAAGTACAGTCTAGACTTGGCCAGTCTCATCTTGTATTCATACCAGCTCAGCACGGCACTGGCATATCTGGAGAGCAAACGCTTTGTACACAG GGACATTGCAGCGCGGAACGTGTTGGTGTCTACAGTCGACTGCGTGAAGCTGGGGGACTTTGGGTTGTCACGATACATGGAAGATAGCTCTTATTACAAAG CATCTAAAGGTAAACTTCCTATTAAATGGATGGCTCCAGAATCCATCAACTTCAGACGATTTACCACAGCCAGTGACGTCTGGATGTTTG GCGTCTGTATGTGGGAGATCCTAATGTTCGGCATCAAGCCTTTCCAGGGTGTGAAGAACAACGACGTCATTGGCAGGATAGAGAACGGCGAGCGACTGGCTATGCCCCCGCAGTGCCCTCCTACTCTCTACAGCTTGATGACAAAGTGTTGGTCGTACGATCCCAGCAAGAGGCCGCGCTTCAATGAACTCAAAACACAACTGAG CACTATattagaggaggagaagctccagcagaaggagaggaacAGGATGGAGATGAGGAGACAGGTCACTGTTTCTTGGGACTCTGGAGGGTCTGATGAAGCACCACCAAAA CCTAGTAGACCAGGCTATCCCAGTCCTCGCTCCAGTGAAGGTTTTTACCCCAGTTCCCAACATCCTGGACACTATCAG ATGGCAGGGTACCCCGGCCCTCACACCCTCCCCTCGGTGCCCAGCGCCCTCTACCCCCCGCAGGCTGCGATGCTGGACACACAccatgcgcacacacacccccgCCACcacgtccacacacactcacacgcacagCACCTTCCCCAGCCACATGGACACGACATGGCACTGTGGGGCTCTGCGATGGAG gacaGGGCAGTAgacatgcagcagtgtgtaGGCCAGCAGTGCCTGTTAATGGAGGAACAGCTGATGATACAACAacagcagatggaggaggacCAGAGGTGGCTGGAGCAGGAGGAAAGGCTGCTG acaGGAAACCAGCACATATATCAGCCCGTTGGAAAACCAG AGCATGCAGCTCCCCCAAAGAAACCCCCTCGACCGGGGGCCCAGAGCCAAGTGGGCAGTCTGGCCTGTCTAAATACTGGAGACAGTTACAACGATGGAGtcaag CTGCAGCCCCAAGAGATAAGCCCGCCCCCCACCGCCAACCTGGACCGCTCCAATGACAAGGTGTACGAGAACGTGACAGGACTGGTCAAAGCTGTGATCGAGATGTCGAGCAAGATTcagccagctcctccagagGAATACGTTCCCATGGTCAAG gatgtgGGTCTGGCATTGAGGACATTATTGGCAACAGTGGATGAGACTCTGCCACAACTTCCAGCCAGTACACACAGAgag ATCGAGATGGCACAGAAACTTCTGAACTCTGACTTGGCAGAGCTCATTGGGAAGATGAAGTTAGCCCAACAATATGTGATGACCAG TCTCCAGCAGGACTATAAGAAGCAGATGTTGACAGCGGCTCATGCTCTTGCAGTCGATGCCAAGAACCTGCTGGACGTCATCGACCAATCACGGCTCAAGATGATGGCACACTCCCGCCCGCACTAG
- the LOC121609972 gene encoding focal adhesion kinase 1-like isoform X2 has protein sequence MQFWDLLGCTNGDISRISYYTEYDAQLAPAGASESGMASSSYLEPNHNHSAASGCGVKSRSGMPSGTGVGTSGSAGGLERPPGSMDRVLKIFHYFETNSEPCTWASNIRHGDATDIRGVIQKIAEIHKLRCVSSLGLRLTHLHSDALHWLHPDLGVSHVREKYEKQHPQEEWRYELRMRYLPKGYLSHFSEDKPSFNYLYHQVKSDYMQHIADQVDQDVALKLGCLEIRRFFREMPGNALDKKSNYELLEKDVGLRRFFPKSLLDSLKAKTLRKQIQQTFKQFANLNDEQSIHKFFEILSPIYRFDKECFKCALGSSWVISVELAIGPEEGISYLTDKGSTPTHLANFNQVQSIQYSALEEKDRKGMLQLNVAGAPEPLTVTTALLTTAENMADLIDGYCRLVSSATHSFIVRVHKEGDRALPSIPKVSNHERRMEKRMDGVRTRAVCVSGHTSGDETDDYAEIIDEEDTYTMPSKYYGLDQARDYEIQRDRIELGRCIGEGQFGDVHQGVYISPENPALSVAVKTCKNSTSDSVREKFLQEALTMRQFDHPHIVKLMGVITENPVWIIMELCTLGELRSFLQVRKYSLDLASLILYSYQLSTALAYLESKRFVHRDIAARNVLVSTVDCVKLGDFGLSRYMEDSSYYKASKGKLPIKWMAPESINFRRFTTASDVWMFGVCMWEILMFGIKPFQGVKNNDVIGRIENGERLAMPPQCPPTLYSLMTKCWSYDPSKRPRFNELKTQLSTILEEEKLQQKERNRMEMRRQVTVSWDSGGSDEAPPKPSRPGYPSPRSSEGFYPSSQHPGHYQMAGYPGPHTLPSVPSALYPPQAAMLDTHHAHTHPRHHVHTHSHAQHLPQPHGHDMALWGSAMEDRAVDMQQCVGQQCLLMEEQLMIQQQQMEEDQRWLEQEERLLKPDSRSSRGSLDREDGGLQPPTGNQHIYQPVGKPEHAAPPKKPPRPGAQSQVGSLACLNTGDSYNDGVKLQPQEISPPPTANLDRSNDKVYENVTGLVKAVIEMSSKIQPAPPEEYVPMVKDVGLALRTLLATVDETLPQLPASTHREIEMAQKLLNSDLAELIGKMKLAQQYVMTSLQQDYKKQMLTAAHALAVDAKNLLDVIDQSRLKMMAHSRPH, from the exons aATATGACGCCCAGTTAGCCCCAGCAGGAGCATCGGAGTCAGGCATGGCATCGTCTTCCTACTTGGAACCCAACCACAATCACTCCGCAGCGAGTGGTTGTGGGGTTAAATCCCGTTCTGGGATGCCCAGTGGTACTGGTGTTGGTACCAGCGGCTCTGCTGGAGGCCTTGAGCGGCCCCCAGGCTCCATGGACCGGGTTTTGAAGATCTTCCATTACTTCGAGACAAACAGCGAGCCATGCACCTGGGCTAGTAACATCAGGCACGGAGATGCTACAGACATCAGG GGTGTTATCCAGAAGATAGCGGAGATCCACAAATTGCGCTGTGTGTCCTCGCTGGGCCTCCGTCTGACCCATCTGCACTCTGATGCACTCCATTGGTTACACCCTGATTTGGGCGTGTCTCACGTCAGGGAGAAATACGAGAAGCAGCACCCCCAGGAGGAGTGGAG GTATGAGTTGCGGATGCGGTACCTTCCTAAAGGTTACCTCAGCCATTTTTCTGAAGACAAACCCTCTTTCAACTACCTCTATCACCAG GTCAAGAGTGACTACATGCAACATATAGCTGATCAGGTGGATCAAGATGTTGCTTTGAAGCTTGGCTGTTTGGAAATTAG GAGGTTCTTCAGAGAGATGCCAGGAAACGCCCTGGATAAGAAATCCAATTATGAACTACTAGA GAAAGACGTTGGTTTGAGAAGGTTCTTCCCCAAAAGCCTGCTGGACTCCCTCAAG GCGAAGACTCTTCGTAAGCAGATCCAGCAGACCTTTAAACAGTTTGCTAACCTCAATGATGAGCAGAGCATCCACAAGTTCTTTGAGATACTCTCTCCCATCTACCGCTTCGACAAAGAGTGCTTCAAATGTGCTTTGGGG TCTAGTTGGGTAATATCAGTAGAGTTAGCAATTGGACCAGAGGAAGGGATCAGCTACCTCACAGATAAAGGCTCAACG CCTACACACTTAGCTAACTTCAACCAGGTTCAGTCCATTCAGTACTCTGCTTTGGAAGAGAAGGACAGGAAAGGCATGCTGCAGCTCAACGTAGCAGGAGCTccagag CCCCTCACAGTCACCACGGCATTGCTGACTACAgcagaaaacatggctgactTGATTGACGGCTACTGTCGGCTCGTCTCCTCGGCTACTCACTCTTTTATTGTCAGAGTCCACAAAG AGGGGGACAGAGCTCTGCCTTCCATCCCCAA AGTTTCAAATCATGAGAGGCGGATGGAAAAACGGATGGACGGAGTACGGAccagagctgtttgtgtctcag GTCACACTAGTGGCGATG AAACAGATGACTATGCTGAGATCATAGACGAGGAGGATACTTATACCATGCCTTCAA AATACTATGGACTAGATCAAG CACGGGACTATGAGATTCAGCGGGATCGCATTGAGTTGGGACGCTGCATCGGTGAGGGTCAGTTCGGAGACGTCCACCAAGGAGTCTATATCAGCCCG GAGAACCCAGCCCTGTCGGTGGCAGTGAAGACGTGTAAGAACTCAACGTCGGACAGCGTCAGGGAAAAGTTTCTCCAAGAAGCAT TGACCATGCGTCAGTTCGACCACCCCCACATAGTGAAGCTGATGGGAGTCATCACTGAGAATCCAGTCTGGATCATCATGGAGCTCTGCACCCTGGGAGAG TTACGGTCGTTTCTCCAGGTGAGGAAGTACAGTCTAGACTTGGCCAGTCTCATCTTGTATTCATACCAGCTCAGCACGGCACTGGCATATCTGGAGAGCAAACGCTTTGTACACAG GGACATTGCAGCGCGGAACGTGTTGGTGTCTACAGTCGACTGCGTGAAGCTGGGGGACTTTGGGTTGTCACGATACATGGAAGATAGCTCTTATTACAAAG CATCTAAAGGTAAACTTCCTATTAAATGGATGGCTCCAGAATCCATCAACTTCAGACGATTTACCACAGCCAGTGACGTCTGGATGTTTG GCGTCTGTATGTGGGAGATCCTAATGTTCGGCATCAAGCCTTTCCAGGGTGTGAAGAACAACGACGTCATTGGCAGGATAGAGAACGGCGAGCGACTGGCTATGCCCCCGCAGTGCCCTCCTACTCTCTACAGCTTGATGACAAAGTGTTGGTCGTACGATCCCAGCAAGAGGCCGCGCTTCAATGAACTCAAAACACAACTGAG CACTATattagaggaggagaagctccagcagaaggagaggaacAGGATGGAGATGAGGAGACAGGTCACTGTTTCTTGGGACTCTGGAGGGTCTGATGAAGCACCACCAAAA CCTAGTAGACCAGGCTATCCCAGTCCTCGCTCCAGTGAAGGTTTTTACCCCAGTTCCCAACATCCTGGACACTATCAG ATGGCAGGGTACCCCGGCCCTCACACCCTCCCCTCGGTGCCCAGCGCCCTCTACCCCCCGCAGGCTGCGATGCTGGACACACAccatgcgcacacacacccccgCCACcacgtccacacacactcacacgcacagCACCTTCCCCAGCCACATGGACACGACATGGCACTGTGGGGCTCTGCGATGGAG gacaGGGCAGTAgacatgcagcagtgtgtaGGCCAGCAGTGCCTGTTAATGGAGGAACAGCTGATGATACAACAacagcagatggaggaggacCAGAGGTGGCTGGAGCAGGAGGAAAGGCTGCTG aaaCCAGACTCTAGAAGTTCTAGAGGAagtctggacagagaagacggGGGTCTCCAACCACCG acaGGAAACCAGCACATATATCAGCCCGTTGGAAAACCAG AGCATGCAGCTCCCCCAAAGAAACCCCCTCGACCGGGGGCCCAGAGCCAAGTGGGCAGTCTGGCCTGTCTAAATACTGGAGACAGTTACAACGATGGAGtcaag CTGCAGCCCCAAGAGATAAGCCCGCCCCCCACCGCCAACCTGGACCGCTCCAATGACAAGGTGTACGAGAACGTGACAGGACTGGTCAAAGCTGTGATCGAGATGTCGAGCAAGATTcagccagctcctccagagGAATACGTTCCCATGGTCAAG gatgtgGGTCTGGCATTGAGGACATTATTGGCAACAGTGGATGAGACTCTGCCACAACTTCCAGCCAGTACACACAGAgag ATCGAGATGGCACAGAAACTTCTGAACTCTGACTTGGCAGAGCTCATTGGGAAGATGAAGTTAGCCCAACAATATGTGATGACCAG TCTCCAGCAGGACTATAAGAAGCAGATGTTGACAGCGGCTCATGCTCTTGCAGTCGATGCCAAGAACCTGCTGGACGTCATCGACCAATCACGGCTCAAGATGATGGCACACTCCCGCCCGCACTAG